One window of the Triticum dicoccoides isolate Atlit2015 ecotype Zavitan chromosome 3B, WEW_v2.0, whole genome shotgun sequence genome contains the following:
- the LOC119276665 gene encoding ABC transporter B family member 5-like isoform X1, with protein sequence MGDEAMRDRGEEEETGATKRKDAGATKKVAFFGMFRYATRADLALMGVGTVAAMVNGMSEPLMTVVFAAVIESFGGSDNSAVLHRVSKVVMYYIYLGIGTALASFLQVSCWTMAGERQSARLRSLYLEAVLKQDVSFFDVEMTTGEAISRMSADTVLVQDALGEKVGKYAQLLTTFVGGFVIGFVRGWTLALVMLACIPPSILSFATVSRLRAQISARRQASYDDAGNVVEQSIRAIRTVVSFNGEKKAVALYNALIKKAYKATVLEGLVTGLGIGCIFCVVFCSYSLAFWYGAKLIISKGYTGGQVINVVFAILTGSMAIGNASPSISAIAEGQSAAHRLFEIINRKPKIDISDTSGIVLDDIKGDVELNNVFFRYPARPEQLILNGLSLQVPSGTTMAIVGESGSGKSTLISLVERFYDPQAGEVLIDGINIKNLKLQWIRGKISLVSQEPLLFMTSIKDNITYGKEDATLEEIKRAAELANAANFIEKLPNAYETMVGQSGAQLSGGQKQRIAIARAILKNPKVLLLDEATSALDVESERVVQEALNRIMVGITTLIVAHRLSTVRNADCITVVHQGKVVEQGAHDQLIKDPDGAYCQLIKLQQVHTEGMHEVPYASDSRLKSRSLSLEQSMRDSPRNRRQHSVKPLGLSGSDDLQGPANTSSQEHKEFGDSEAPQKAPIGRLFNLNKPEAPILLLAVIAAFVHGLLFPLFSIMMSGGIRTFYYPAHQLRKDSRFWALLCLLLAIISLIAIQLEFFLFGMAGGKLVERVRALSFQSIMHQEVAWFDDPSNSSGALGARLFIDALNIRRLVGDNLAILVQCTITLISGFAIAFASDWKLTLIVICVIPFLGLQNYIQVKFLNSFSEDAKVMYEDASQVVAEAVGSIRTVASFCAEKRVITMYSKKCQATMKQGIRSGMVGGLGFSFSNLMLYLTYALCFYVGAQFVHDGKSTFKDVFRVRCTHLTCEVFLFSDLTNRPGCLQVYFALVFTAFGISQTSAMASDSTKAQESTTSILAVIDRRSKIDPTSDEGIKLEKVDGNIDFNHVSFKYPSRPDVQVFSDFTLGIPSGKTTALVGESGSGKSTVIALLERFYDPDSGTISLDGTELKNLTLSWLRDQMGLVSQEPVLFNDTIRANIAYGKRGEATEEEIITVAKAANAHEFISSLPQGYNTNVGERGTQLSGGQKQRVAIARAILKDPRVLLLDEATSALDAESERSVQDALDKVMVSRTTIVVAHRLSTIKGADTIAVIKDGSVAEKGKHESLMGIKGGVYASLVELHSKASAS encoded by the exons atgggtgACGAGGCGATGAGAGacagaggagaggaggaggagacgggCGCGACGAAGAGGAAGGATGCGGGCGCGACGAAGAAGGTGGCCTTCTTCGGCATGTTCAGGTACGCCACGCGCGCCGACCTTGCGCTGATGGGCGTGGGCACGGTGGCGGCAATGGTGAACGGCATGTCGGAGCCGCTCATGACGGTGGTCTTTGCCGCGGTCATCGAGTCCTTCGGCGGCAGCGACAACAGCGCCGTCCTCCACCGGGTCAGCAAG GTTGTTATGTACTACATCTATTTGGGAATTGGGACGGCACTAGCTTCATTTCTCC AGGTGTCATGCTGGACAATGGCTGGAGAAAGGCAGTCAGCACGACTCCGATCTCTCTACCTCGAAGCTGTTCTCAAGCAGGATGTTTCATTCTTTGATGTGGAGATGACAACCGGGGAAGCAATTTCTAGAATGTCTGCAGATACTGTACTGGTACAAGATGCTCTTGGAGAGAAG GTAGGAAAGTATGCACAGCTTTTGACAACCTTTGTTGGAGGTTTTGTCATCGGATTCGTAAGAGGCTGGACGTTAGCTCTGGTTATGCTGGCATGCATACCTCCAAGTATTCTCTCTTTTGCAACCGTCTCTCGACTACGTGCTCAAATATCTGCCAGGAGGCAAGCATCATACGACGACGCAGGCAATGTTGTCGAGCAGAGCATCAGAGCTATAAGAACG GTTGTCTCCTTCAATGGTGAGAAGAAAGCAGTAGCATTGTATAATGCTCTCATAAAAAAGGCGTACAAGGCTACTGTATTGGAAGGGCTTGTCACCGGTCTTGGAATAGGCTGTATCTTTTGTGTTGTCTTCTGCAGTTACTCTCTAGCCTTTTGGTATGGCGCGAAGTTAATCATCAGCAAAGGATATACTGGAGGGCAGGTCATCAATGTTGTATTTGCAATTCTTACCGGATCAAT GGCTATAGGTAATGCATCACCCTCAATTTCTGCTATTGCAGAAGGCCAATCTGCAGCACACAGGTTGTTTGAAATAATTAACAGAAAACCAAAGATTGACATCAGCGACACTTCTGGAATAGTATTAGATGATATCAAGGGTGATGTCGAACTCAATAATGTGTTCTTTAGATACCCAGCAAGGCCTGAGCAGTTGATACTTAATGGGTTGTCTCTACAAGTGCCTAGTGGTACTACCATGGCTATAGTTGGAGAGAGTGGAAGTGGAAAATCAACATTAATTAGTCTGGTAGAGAGATTCTACGACCCACAGGCTGGTGAAGTGCTGATAGatggaatcaacatcaagaatTTGAAACTCCAGTGGATAAGGGGGAAGATCAGTCTTGTTAGCCAGGAACCATTGCTTTTTATGACCTCCATCAAAGATAACATAACCTATGGTAAAGAGGATGCTACGCTTGAGGAGATCAAGAGAGCAGCTGAGCTGGCAAATGCAGCAAACTTCATCGAAAAACTGCCTAAT GCATATGAGACAATGGTTGGTCAGAGTGGTGCTCAGCTTTCTGGAGGGCAGAAGCAAAGGATCGCCATTGCAAGAGCAATCCTTAAAAATCCAAAAGTCCTTCTGTTGGATGAAGCTACTAGTGCTTTGGATGTAGAGTCTGAGCGAGTAGTTCAAGAAGCACTAAATAGGATCATGGTAGGGATAACTACGCTCATTGTTGCTCACCGTCTGAGTACAGTCAGGAATGCAGATTGCATAACAGTGGTTCATCAAGGAAAGGTAGTTGAACAAG GTGCCCATGATCAGTTGATCAAGGATCCTGATGGAGCTTACTGTCAGCTTATTAAGTTACAACAGGTCCATACCGAAGGAATGCATGAGGTGCCATATGCGTCAGATTCAAGACTTAAAAGTAGAAGTTTATCTTTGGAACAATCTATGAGAGATTCACCCAGGAATAGAAGACAACACTCTGTAAAACCCCTAGGACTCTCTGGATCTGATGATTTGCAGGGGCCTGCTAATACCAGCAGTCAAGAGCACAAGGAATTTGGTGATAGTGAGGCTCCTCAGAAAGCACCAATTGGACGCCTTTTTAACCTTAATAAGCCAGAAGCACCAATTCTCCTATTAGCTGTTATAGCTGCTTTTGTGCATGGACTTCTTTTCCCTTTATTCAGTATTATGATGTCTGGTGGTATAAGGACATTCTACTATCCAGCGCACCAACTTCGAAAAGATTCAAGGTTTTGGGCATTGCTATGCCTTCTGTTGGCAATCATTTCTCTGATTGCAATCCAATTGGAATTTTTCTTATTCGGAATGGCTGGTGGGAAACTTGTAGAACGTGTCCGTGCTTTGTCTTTCCAGAGCATCATGCATCAAGAGGTTGCTTGGTTCGATGATCCTTCTAATTCCAG TGGTGCACTTGGTGCAAGGCTGTTTATTGATGCTTTGAACATCCGACGCCTTGTAGGAGATAACTTGGCCATACTAGTGCAGTGCACAATAACACTTATTTCTGGCTTCGCCATAGCATTTGCTTCTGACTGGAAGCTTACACTGATCGTCATATGTGTCATTCCTTTTCTGGGTTTACAGAATTATATTCAAGTAAAGTTCTTGAATAGTTTCAGTGAAGATGCTAAG GTGATGTATGAAGATGCAAGTCAAGTTGTAGCCGAAGCAGTCGGCAGTATTCGAACTGTAGCATCTTTCTGCGCAGAGAAGAGAGTAATTACGATGTACAGCAAAAAATGCCAAGCTACAATGAAACAGGGAATTAGAAGTGGAATGGTTGGAGGCCTCGGATTCAGTTTCTCAAACTTAATGTTGTATCTCACATATGCTCTTTGTTTCTATGTTGGTGCACAGTTTGTACATGACGGCAAATCAACCTTTAAAGATGTTTTCAGAGTAAGATGCACGCATTTGACATGTGAGGTTTTTTTATTCAGTGACTTGACAAATCGGCCTGGTTGTTTGCAGGTTTATTTTGCTTTGGTTTTCACAGCTTTTGGAATTTCCCAAACAAGtgcaatggcatcagattcaacaaaAGCTCAAGAGTCCACAACATCCATACTAGCTGTCatagacaggaggtccaaaattgaCCCAACTAGTGATGAAGGCATAAAGCTAGAGAAAGTTGATGGCAACATAGATTTCAACCATGTGAGCTTCAAGTACCCATCCCGCCCAGATGTCCAAGTATTCAGTGACTTTACTCTGGGCATTCCCTCCGGAAAG ACTACTGCACTTGTTGGAGAGAGTGGCAGTGGCAAGTCCACAGTAATTGCTTTGCTAGAGCGATTCTATGATCCAGACTCTGGCACAATCTCACTAGATGGAACAGAACTCAAAAACTTAACACTGAGTTGGTTAAGAGACCAGATGGGGCTGGTAAGCCAAGAACCAGTACTTTTCAATGACACGATTCGTGCCAACATAGCATATGGAAAGCGCGGAGAAGCAACTGAAGAAGAGATTATCACCGTGGCCAAGGCGGCCAACGCTCATGAGTTCATATCGAGCTTGCCTCAGGGATACAACACCAACGTTGGTGAGAGAGGAACACAACTATCTGGTGGGCAAAAACAACGGGTAGCTATTGCAAGGGCAATCTTGAAGGACCCTCGGGTACTTCTGCTCGATGAGGCAACAAGTGCCCTGGACGCTGAATCAGAGCGCAGTGTTCAAGATGCATTGGACAAGGTGATGGTGAGCAGGACCACCATTGTTGTAGCACACCGTCTCTCGACAATCAAAGGGGCGGATACAATCGCAGTGATCAAAGATGGTTCAGTTGCCGAGAAGGGGAAGCATGAATCGCTCATGGGCATCAAGGGTGGAGTCTATGCATCGCTGGTCGAGCTACACTCAAAGGCGTCAGCGTCATAA
- the LOC119276665 gene encoding ABC transporter B family member 4-like isoform X2: protein MGDEAMRDRGEEEETGATKRKDAGATKKVAFFGMFRYATRADLALMGVGTVAAMVNGMSEPLMTVVFAAVIESFGGSDNSAVLHRVSKVVMYYIYLGIGTALASFLQVSCWTMAGERQSARLRSLYLEAVLKQDVSFFDVEMTTGEAISRMSADTVLVQDALGEKVGKYAQLLTTFVGGFVIGFVRGWTLALVMLACIPPSILSFATVSRLRAQISARRQASYDDAGNVVEQSIRAIRTVVSFNGEKKAVALYNALIKKAYKATVLEGLVTGLGIGCIFCVVFCSYSLAFWYGAKLIISKGYTGGQVINVVFAILTGSMAIGNASPSISAIAEGQSAAHRLFEIINRKPKIDISDTSGIVLDDIKGDVELNNVFFRYPARPEQLILNGLSLQVPSGTTMAIVGESGSGKSTLISLVERFYDPQAGEVLIDGINIKNLKLQWIRGKISLVSQEPLLFMTSIKDNITYGKEDATLEEIKRAAELANAANFIEKLPNAYETMVGQSGAQLSGGQKQRIAIARAILKNPKVLLLDEATSALDVESERVVQEALNRIMVGITTLIVAHRLSTVRNADCITVVHQGKVVEQGAHDQLIKDPDGAYCQLIKLQQVHTEGMHEVPYASDSRLKSRSLSLEQSMRDSPRNRRQHSVKPLGLSGSDDLQGPANTSSQEHKEFGDSEAPQKAPIGRLFNLNKPEAPILLLAVIAAFVHGLLFPLFSIMMSGGIRTFYYPAHQLRKDSRFWALLCLLLAIISLIAIQLEFFLFGMAGGKLVERVRALSFQSIMHQEVAWFDDPSNSSGALGARLFIDALNIRRLVGDNLAILVQCTITLISGFAIAFASDWKLTLIVICVIPFLGLQNYIQVKFLNSFSEDAKVMYEDASQVVAEAVGSIRTVASFCAEKRVITMYSKKCQATMKQGIRSGMVGGLGFSFSNLMLYLTYALCFYVGAQFVHDGKSTFKDVFRVYFALVFTAFGISQTSAMASDSTKAQESTTSILAVIDRRSKIDPTSDEGIKLEKVDGNIDFNHVSFKYPSRPDVQVFSDFTLGIPSGKTTALVGESGSGKSTVIALLERFYDPDSGTISLDGTELKNLTLSWLRDQMGLVSQEPVLFNDTIRANIAYGKRGEATEEEIITVAKAANAHEFISSLPQGYNTNVGERGTQLSGGQKQRVAIARAILKDPRVLLLDEATSALDAESERSVQDALDKVMVSRTTIVVAHRLSTIKGADTIAVIKDGSVAEKGKHESLMGIKGGVYASLVELHSKASAS, encoded by the exons atgggtgACGAGGCGATGAGAGacagaggagaggaggaggagacgggCGCGACGAAGAGGAAGGATGCGGGCGCGACGAAGAAGGTGGCCTTCTTCGGCATGTTCAGGTACGCCACGCGCGCCGACCTTGCGCTGATGGGCGTGGGCACGGTGGCGGCAATGGTGAACGGCATGTCGGAGCCGCTCATGACGGTGGTCTTTGCCGCGGTCATCGAGTCCTTCGGCGGCAGCGACAACAGCGCCGTCCTCCACCGGGTCAGCAAG GTTGTTATGTACTACATCTATTTGGGAATTGGGACGGCACTAGCTTCATTTCTCC AGGTGTCATGCTGGACAATGGCTGGAGAAAGGCAGTCAGCACGACTCCGATCTCTCTACCTCGAAGCTGTTCTCAAGCAGGATGTTTCATTCTTTGATGTGGAGATGACAACCGGGGAAGCAATTTCTAGAATGTCTGCAGATACTGTACTGGTACAAGATGCTCTTGGAGAGAAG GTAGGAAAGTATGCACAGCTTTTGACAACCTTTGTTGGAGGTTTTGTCATCGGATTCGTAAGAGGCTGGACGTTAGCTCTGGTTATGCTGGCATGCATACCTCCAAGTATTCTCTCTTTTGCAACCGTCTCTCGACTACGTGCTCAAATATCTGCCAGGAGGCAAGCATCATACGACGACGCAGGCAATGTTGTCGAGCAGAGCATCAGAGCTATAAGAACG GTTGTCTCCTTCAATGGTGAGAAGAAAGCAGTAGCATTGTATAATGCTCTCATAAAAAAGGCGTACAAGGCTACTGTATTGGAAGGGCTTGTCACCGGTCTTGGAATAGGCTGTATCTTTTGTGTTGTCTTCTGCAGTTACTCTCTAGCCTTTTGGTATGGCGCGAAGTTAATCATCAGCAAAGGATATACTGGAGGGCAGGTCATCAATGTTGTATTTGCAATTCTTACCGGATCAAT GGCTATAGGTAATGCATCACCCTCAATTTCTGCTATTGCAGAAGGCCAATCTGCAGCACACAGGTTGTTTGAAATAATTAACAGAAAACCAAAGATTGACATCAGCGACACTTCTGGAATAGTATTAGATGATATCAAGGGTGATGTCGAACTCAATAATGTGTTCTTTAGATACCCAGCAAGGCCTGAGCAGTTGATACTTAATGGGTTGTCTCTACAAGTGCCTAGTGGTACTACCATGGCTATAGTTGGAGAGAGTGGAAGTGGAAAATCAACATTAATTAGTCTGGTAGAGAGATTCTACGACCCACAGGCTGGTGAAGTGCTGATAGatggaatcaacatcaagaatTTGAAACTCCAGTGGATAAGGGGGAAGATCAGTCTTGTTAGCCAGGAACCATTGCTTTTTATGACCTCCATCAAAGATAACATAACCTATGGTAAAGAGGATGCTACGCTTGAGGAGATCAAGAGAGCAGCTGAGCTGGCAAATGCAGCAAACTTCATCGAAAAACTGCCTAAT GCATATGAGACAATGGTTGGTCAGAGTGGTGCTCAGCTTTCTGGAGGGCAGAAGCAAAGGATCGCCATTGCAAGAGCAATCCTTAAAAATCCAAAAGTCCTTCTGTTGGATGAAGCTACTAGTGCTTTGGATGTAGAGTCTGAGCGAGTAGTTCAAGAAGCACTAAATAGGATCATGGTAGGGATAACTACGCTCATTGTTGCTCACCGTCTGAGTACAGTCAGGAATGCAGATTGCATAACAGTGGTTCATCAAGGAAAGGTAGTTGAACAAG GTGCCCATGATCAGTTGATCAAGGATCCTGATGGAGCTTACTGTCAGCTTATTAAGTTACAACAGGTCCATACCGAAGGAATGCATGAGGTGCCATATGCGTCAGATTCAAGACTTAAAAGTAGAAGTTTATCTTTGGAACAATCTATGAGAGATTCACCCAGGAATAGAAGACAACACTCTGTAAAACCCCTAGGACTCTCTGGATCTGATGATTTGCAGGGGCCTGCTAATACCAGCAGTCAAGAGCACAAGGAATTTGGTGATAGTGAGGCTCCTCAGAAAGCACCAATTGGACGCCTTTTTAACCTTAATAAGCCAGAAGCACCAATTCTCCTATTAGCTGTTATAGCTGCTTTTGTGCATGGACTTCTTTTCCCTTTATTCAGTATTATGATGTCTGGTGGTATAAGGACATTCTACTATCCAGCGCACCAACTTCGAAAAGATTCAAGGTTTTGGGCATTGCTATGCCTTCTGTTGGCAATCATTTCTCTGATTGCAATCCAATTGGAATTTTTCTTATTCGGAATGGCTGGTGGGAAACTTGTAGAACGTGTCCGTGCTTTGTCTTTCCAGAGCATCATGCATCAAGAGGTTGCTTGGTTCGATGATCCTTCTAATTCCAG TGGTGCACTTGGTGCAAGGCTGTTTATTGATGCTTTGAACATCCGACGCCTTGTAGGAGATAACTTGGCCATACTAGTGCAGTGCACAATAACACTTATTTCTGGCTTCGCCATAGCATTTGCTTCTGACTGGAAGCTTACACTGATCGTCATATGTGTCATTCCTTTTCTGGGTTTACAGAATTATATTCAAGTAAAGTTCTTGAATAGTTTCAGTGAAGATGCTAAG GTGATGTATGAAGATGCAAGTCAAGTTGTAGCCGAAGCAGTCGGCAGTATTCGAACTGTAGCATCTTTCTGCGCAGAGAAGAGAGTAATTACGATGTACAGCAAAAAATGCCAAGCTACAATGAAACAGGGAATTAGAAGTGGAATGGTTGGAGGCCTCGGATTCAGTTTCTCAAACTTAATGTTGTATCTCACATATGCTCTTTGTTTCTATGTTGGTGCACAGTTTGTACATGACGGCAAATCAACCTTTAAAGATGTTTTCAGA GTTTATTTTGCTTTGGTTTTCACAGCTTTTGGAATTTCCCAAACAAGtgcaatggcatcagattcaacaaaAGCTCAAGAGTCCACAACATCCATACTAGCTGTCatagacaggaggtccaaaattgaCCCAACTAGTGATGAAGGCATAAAGCTAGAGAAAGTTGATGGCAACATAGATTTCAACCATGTGAGCTTCAAGTACCCATCCCGCCCAGATGTCCAAGTATTCAGTGACTTTACTCTGGGCATTCCCTCCGGAAAG ACTACTGCACTTGTTGGAGAGAGTGGCAGTGGCAAGTCCACAGTAATTGCTTTGCTAGAGCGATTCTATGATCCAGACTCTGGCACAATCTCACTAGATGGAACAGAACTCAAAAACTTAACACTGAGTTGGTTAAGAGACCAGATGGGGCTGGTAAGCCAAGAACCAGTACTTTTCAATGACACGATTCGTGCCAACATAGCATATGGAAAGCGCGGAGAAGCAACTGAAGAAGAGATTATCACCGTGGCCAAGGCGGCCAACGCTCATGAGTTCATATCGAGCTTGCCTCAGGGATACAACACCAACGTTGGTGAGAGAGGAACACAACTATCTGGTGGGCAAAAACAACGGGTAGCTATTGCAAGGGCAATCTTGAAGGACCCTCGGGTACTTCTGCTCGATGAGGCAACAAGTGCCCTGGACGCTGAATCAGAGCGCAGTGTTCAAGATGCATTGGACAAGGTGATGGTGAGCAGGACCACCATTGTTGTAGCACACCGTCTCTCGACAATCAAAGGGGCGGATACAATCGCAGTGATCAAAGATGGTTCAGTTGCCGAGAAGGGGAAGCATGAATCGCTCATGGGCATCAAGGGTGGAGTCTATGCATCGCTGGTCGAGCTACACTCAAAGGCGTCAGCGTCATAA